The following proteins are encoded in a genomic region of Halalkalicoccus subterraneus:
- a CDS encoding DUF7344 domain-containing protein: MVSLDTVFDLLRKERRRYALYYLDRREGQVSIEELTEQVARWEDESPGEPAPEKYDRVELSLHHTHLPKTASADFIEYDAEAGDINVHGTPTEFDAVLTVAEVFEENGSSE, translated from the coding sequence ATGGTATCTCTCGACACCGTTTTCGACCTCTTGCGCAAGGAACGCCGTCGATACGCGTTGTACTACCTCGACCGACGGGAGGGCCAGGTATCGATCGAGGAACTCACCGAGCAGGTCGCGCGGTGGGAGGACGAGTCGCCCGGCGAACCCGCACCCGAGAAGTACGACCGGGTCGAACTCTCCTTGCACCACACTCACCTCCCGAAGACCGCGAGCGCGGACTTCATCGAGTACGACGCCGAGGCCGGTGATATCAACGTCCACGGCACGCCGACGGAGTTCGATGCGGTGCTGACGGTCGCGGAAGTGTTCGAGGAAAACGGGAGTTCCGAGTAG